A single genomic interval of Microbacterium oleivorans harbors:
- the pta gene encoding phosphate acetyltransferase: MAQSIYITSAEGHSAKSIIALGVLEAFSRVAPRVGVFRPIARSTDERDYVLEMLLDHDGVDLAYDDCIGVTYDDMRSDPDAALSRIVERYKAVEAQCDAVVIMGSDYTDVGSPAELGYNARIAVNLGAPVLLVLGGRAGQGGGEKLGSSSARTPDEMRQIASLAAAELRDDRAELFAVVANRADGERLDEIVEAVRHAVPHDVPVWAVPEDRFLVSPSVRGVLESVEGSLVKGDAELLGREVLGVVIGAMSMVNVLPRLSERSVVVIPADRAEVLLATLLAHASGTFPTLSAIVINGGFPLPEQVDRLIDGVGATLPIIATDLDTYETAARIMSTRGRLAADSRRHYEAAVTLFERHIDTVELTEALGLARSTVLTPLMFAYGLVERARTDRRRIVLPEGDDDRVLHAASIVLARGIADVTLLGEEIEVRSRALELGLDLRGAEILSPFDAVHVDKFAREYERLRAHKGMTYGQAADAVTDVSYFGTLMVHLGLADGMVSGAAHTTAHTIRPAFEIIKTKPGVSVVSSVFLMALADRVLVYGDCAVIPDPTSEQLADIAVSSAETARQFGIDPRVAMLSYSTGESGSGADVEKVREATALVRERAPELLVEGPIQYDAAADAAVAAKKMPGSSVAGKATVFVFPDLNTGNNTYKAVQRSAGAIAIGPVLQGLNKPINDLSRGALVEDIVNTIAITAIQAQGGATA, from the coding sequence GTGGCTCAGAGCATCTACATCACGTCCGCAGAAGGCCATTCCGCCAAGTCGATCATCGCGCTGGGGGTGCTCGAGGCGTTCAGCCGGGTCGCGCCGCGCGTCGGGGTCTTCCGGCCGATCGCCCGATCGACCGACGAACGCGACTACGTGCTCGAAATGCTTCTCGACCACGACGGGGTCGACCTGGCCTACGACGACTGCATCGGCGTGACCTACGACGACATGCGCAGCGATCCGGATGCCGCTCTCTCGCGCATCGTCGAGAGGTACAAGGCCGTCGAGGCGCAGTGCGACGCCGTGGTCATCATGGGCAGCGACTACACCGACGTCGGGTCGCCCGCCGAGCTCGGCTACAACGCCCGGATCGCCGTCAACCTCGGTGCCCCGGTGCTGCTCGTCCTCGGCGGGCGCGCCGGGCAGGGCGGAGGGGAGAAGCTCGGCTCGTCGTCGGCGCGCACCCCCGACGAGATGAGACAGATCGCCTCGCTCGCGGCGGCGGAGCTGCGCGACGACCGGGCCGAACTCTTCGCGGTGGTGGCCAACCGTGCCGACGGCGAGCGTCTCGACGAGATCGTCGAGGCCGTCCGCCACGCGGTGCCGCACGACGTGCCGGTGTGGGCCGTCCCCGAGGACCGCTTCCTCGTGTCGCCGTCGGTGCGCGGGGTGCTCGAGTCGGTCGAGGGCTCGCTCGTGAAGGGCGACGCCGAGCTGCTCGGTCGCGAAGTCCTGGGTGTGGTGATCGGCGCGATGTCGATGGTCAACGTCCTCCCGCGCCTGAGCGAGCGCTCCGTCGTGGTGATCCCCGCCGATCGGGCCGAGGTCCTGCTCGCGACGCTCCTCGCGCACGCCTCCGGGACCTTCCCCACGCTCTCGGCGATCGTCATCAACGGCGGGTTCCCTCTTCCCGAGCAGGTCGATCGGCTCATCGACGGCGTCGGGGCGACCTTGCCGATCATCGCCACCGACCTCGACACCTACGAGACCGCGGCGCGCATCATGAGCACGCGGGGGCGCCTCGCCGCCGACTCCCGGCGCCACTACGAGGCGGCAGTGACCCTGTTCGAGCGGCACATCGACACGGTGGAGCTCACCGAGGCCCTCGGCCTGGCCCGCTCCACCGTGCTCACCCCGCTGATGTTCGCCTACGGGCTCGTCGAGCGCGCCCGCACCGACCGGCGCCGGATCGTGCTGCCCGAGGGCGACGACGACCGCGTGCTGCATGCGGCATCCATCGTTCTCGCGCGCGGCATCGCCGACGTCACACTGCTGGGCGAGGAGATCGAGGTGCGCTCGCGCGCGCTCGAGCTCGGTCTCGACCTGCGTGGAGCCGAGATCCTCTCGCCCTTCGACGCGGTGCACGTCGACAAGTTCGCCCGCGAGTACGAGCGGCTGCGGGCCCACAAGGGCATGACCTACGGCCAGGCGGCGGATGCCGTGACCGACGTGTCGTACTTCGGAACGCTCATGGTGCATCTGGGGCTGGCCGACGGCATGGTCTCGGGTGCCGCGCACACCACGGCGCACACCATCCGCCCCGCCTTCGAGATCATCAAGACCAAGCCCGGTGTCTCGGTCGTCTCGAGCGTCTTCCTCATGGCGCTCGCCGACCGCGTGCTCGTCTACGGCGACTGCGCGGTGATCCCGGATCCCACGAGCGAGCAGCTCGCCGACATCGCGGTGTCGTCGGCCGAGACGGCGCGCCAGTTCGGCATCGACCCGCGCGTGGCGATGCTGTCGTACTCGACGGGGGAGTCCGGTTCGGGCGCCGACGTCGAGAAGGTGCGGGAGGCGACCGCGCTGGTGCGCGAGCGCGCGCCCGAGCTCTTGGTCGAAGGTCCGATCCAGTACGACGCCGCCGCCGACGCCGCGGTGGCGGCCAAGAAGATGCCCGGCTCGTCGGTCGCGGGCAAGGCGACGGTCTTCGTCTTCCCCGACCTGAACACCGGCAACAACACCTACAAAGCCGTCCAGCGCTCGGCAGGCGCGATCGCGATCGGACCGGTCCTGCAGGGCCTGAACAAGCCCATCAACGACCTCTCGCGCGGTGCCTTGGTCGAGGACATCGTCAACACCATCGCCATCACGGCGATCCAGGCCCAGGGAGGGGCAACCGCATGA
- a CDS encoding glycoside hydrolase family 65 protein, with protein MIDRDRFPVDPWRLVEKKFSIDDIGVTETLFAVGNGYLGLRGNHPEGRHAHEHGTFINGFHEIFPIRHAEQAYGFAEVGQTIINAPDAKVMRVYVDDEPLALDVADVRDYERVLDMRTGVLTRNLRWVTPSGKEVQVDFERLVSFEQKHLAIMRLTVTVLNSDAPVTVSCQIVNRQDGEDVYGGSAPNRAKAGFDPRKTEKIEERVLQPQEFWQDEDGRAVLSYKATNSGMTVSVVADHLIDTENEYSARRLVEPDIAKNVFRVHAKQGVPVTVTKLVSYHTSRGVPARELVDRGRRVLDRIRDEGVDAQFERQAAWCADFWRRSDVRIAGHDDLQQATRWCLFQLAQAAARADGQGVPAKGVSGSGYSGHYFWDTEVYVLPFLAYTTPLWARNALRMRHLMLPAARRRARQLNEAGALFPWRTINGEEASAYYAAGTAQYHINADVSFALAKYVRATGDVDFLYREAVDIAVETARLWSTLGFWRFGDDGDAESFNIHGVTGPDEYTTVVNDNLFTNVMARFNLRFAARTVRDMAEEAPEAYRALTERLGLDPGEADAWERAAEAMHIPFSDSLRIHPQDAVFLEREVWDLENTPDSQRPLLLHFHPLVIYRYQVLKQADVVLALFLQGNHFSDEEKLADFEYYDALTTGDSTLSGVVQSILAAEVGYQDLALEYFLASIYVDLGDLHSNAADGVHVASAGGVWTALVSGFGGMRDHYGALSFDPRLPRDWPSLEYTLHWQGTRLDIVLTAEAMTVTAGEGDAVDFSVRGRDVRVAGGATVTVPLAGQGPLLSGRPSLRQVSESRRDDGSLLSASVPVSTVTTSIPTVTTEIPAITGEIPVVQDYEQTFNGLQTNVGVDS; from the coding sequence ATGATCGATCGCGATCGCTTCCCCGTCGACCCCTGGCGACTCGTCGAGAAGAAGTTCTCGATCGACGACATCGGCGTCACCGAGACGCTCTTCGCCGTCGGCAACGGCTATCTCGGCCTGCGCGGGAACCACCCCGAGGGGCGTCACGCCCATGAGCACGGGACGTTCATCAACGGTTTCCACGAGATCTTCCCGATCCGTCACGCCGAGCAGGCCTACGGCTTCGCCGAGGTCGGCCAGACCATCATCAACGCCCCCGACGCGAAGGTCATGCGCGTCTACGTCGACGACGAGCCGTTGGCCCTCGACGTCGCCGACGTCCGCGACTACGAGCGCGTGCTCGACATGCGCACGGGTGTCCTGACGCGCAACCTGCGCTGGGTCACGCCGAGCGGCAAGGAGGTGCAGGTCGACTTCGAGCGTCTCGTGTCGTTCGAGCAGAAGCACCTCGCGATCATGCGGCTGACGGTCACGGTGCTCAACTCCGACGCGCCGGTCACCGTCAGCTGCCAGATCGTCAATCGCCAGGACGGCGAGGACGTCTACGGAGGCTCGGCCCCGAACCGCGCGAAGGCCGGGTTCGATCCCCGTAAGACGGAGAAGATCGAGGAGCGTGTGCTCCAGCCGCAGGAGTTCTGGCAGGACGAGGACGGCCGTGCCGTGCTGTCGTACAAGGCCACGAACTCGGGCATGACCGTCTCGGTGGTGGCCGACCATCTCATCGACACCGAGAACGAGTACTCCGCCCGGCGCCTGGTCGAGCCCGACATCGCCAAGAACGTCTTCCGCGTCCACGCCAAGCAGGGCGTGCCGGTGACGGTGACGAAGCTCGTCAGCTACCACACGTCCCGCGGCGTGCCCGCGCGCGAGCTGGTCGACCGCGGCCGCCGCGTGCTCGACCGCATCCGTGACGAGGGTGTCGACGCCCAGTTCGAGCGCCAGGCCGCGTGGTGCGCGGACTTCTGGCGGCGCTCCGACGTGCGCATCGCCGGCCACGACGACCTGCAGCAGGCGACGCGCTGGTGCCTGTTCCAGCTCGCCCAGGCGGCGGCACGCGCGGACGGCCAGGGCGTGCCGGCCAAGGGCGTCTCGGGATCGGGCTACAGCGGTCACTACTTCTGGGACACCGAGGTCTACGTGCTGCCCTTCCTGGCGTACACGACGCCGCTCTGGGCCCGCAACGCGCTGCGCATGCGCCACCTCATGCTCCCTGCGGCGCGCCGCCGCGCGCGTCAGCTGAACGAGGCCGGGGCGCTCTTCCCGTGGCGCACCATCAACGGCGAGGAGGCGTCGGCGTACTACGCCGCCGGCACCGCGCAGTACCACATCAACGCCGACGTGAGCTTCGCGCTGGCCAAGTACGTCCGCGCTACCGGGGACGTCGACTTCCTCTACCGGGAAGCGGTCGACATCGCCGTCGAGACGGCCCGGCTGTGGTCGACCCTCGGGTTCTGGCGCTTCGGCGACGACGGCGACGCCGAGTCGTTCAACATCCACGGCGTCACCGGTCCGGACGAGTACACGACCGTCGTCAACGACAACCTCTTCACCAACGTCATGGCGCGTTTCAACCTGCGCTTCGCGGCGCGCACCGTGCGCGACATGGCCGAGGAGGCCCCCGAGGCCTACCGCGCACTGACGGAACGGCTCGGTCTCGACCCGGGCGAGGCGGACGCCTGGGAGCGGGCGGCCGAGGCCATGCACATCCCCTTCAGCGACTCGCTGCGCATCCACCCGCAGGATGCCGTCTTCCTCGAGCGCGAGGTGTGGGACCTCGAGAACACTCCCGACAGCCAGCGACCGCTGCTGCTGCACTTCCACCCGCTGGTGATCTACCGGTACCAGGTGCTCAAGCAGGCCGACGTGGTGCTCGCGCTGTTCCTGCAGGGCAATCACTTCAGCGATGAGGAGAAGCTGGCCGACTTCGAGTACTACGACGCGCTGACCACCGGCGACTCGACGCTCTCGGGCGTCGTGCAGTCGATCCTCGCGGCCGAGGTGGGCTACCAGGACCTGGCGCTGGAGTACTTCCTCGCGTCGATCTACGTCGACCTCGGCGACCTGCACAGCAACGCCGCGGACGGCGTGCACGTCGCCTCGGCCGGCGGCGTGTGGACGGCGCTCGTCTCGGGCTTCGGCGGCATGCGCGACCACTACGGCGCACTCAGCTTCGATCCGCGCCTGCCGCGGGACTGGCCCTCGCTCGAGTACACGCTGCACTGGCAGGGCACGCGGCTCGACATCGTCCTGACCGCCGAGGCCATGACCGTCACCGCCGGCGAGGGGGACGCTGTCGACTTCTCCGTGCGCGGCCGCGACGTCCGCGTCGCGGGTGGAGCCACCGTCACCGTGCCGCTGGCCGGTCAGGGACCGCTGCTGTCGGGGCGTCCGTCGCTCCGGCAGGTCTCGGAGTCGCGCCGGGACGACGGCTCGCTGCTGTCGGCATCCGTGCCCGTCTCCACGGTCACGACCTCGATCCCGACGGTCACGACCGAGATCCCCGCCATCACCGGCGAGATCCCCGTCGTCCAGGACTACGAGCAGACCTTCAACGGACTGCAGACGAACGTAGGCGTGGACTCCTGA
- a CDS encoding AAA family ATPase yields the protein MTNDGTWAASGPDRFATTTDAISASIAGVIDGKPEAVRSALVCLLAEGHLLIEDVPGVGKTVLARALAASVDASVRRIQFTPDLLPGDVTGVSVFNQADREFEFKQGAIFAHIVIADEINRSSPKTQSALLEAMEERQVTVDGRTHPLPAPFLVVATQNPLEMEGTYALPEAQRDRFMMRISMGYPDAASEARMLRQRDSVNPLTSLSPVISAAEVQELISWARGLHVSPAVEEYAVAIARATREHPDLRLGASPRATLQLVRAAKVWAALDGRPFVIPDDIVALLQPVFAHRLIPARTSGATRGRSGAEVVEAALEAIAAEVPVPLPVR from the coding sequence ATGACGAACGACGGCACGTGGGCGGCTTCCGGCCCCGATCGGTTCGCCACCACCACCGACGCGATCTCGGCGAGCATCGCCGGGGTCATCGACGGAAAACCCGAGGCGGTGCGGTCCGCGCTGGTCTGCCTGCTCGCCGAGGGCCACCTGCTGATCGAGGACGTGCCCGGGGTCGGCAAGACGGTGCTCGCCCGGGCGCTCGCAGCGTCGGTCGACGCGTCCGTGCGCCGCATCCAGTTCACGCCCGATCTGCTGCCGGGAGATGTGACCGGGGTGAGCGTGTTCAATCAGGCCGACCGCGAGTTCGAGTTCAAACAGGGTGCGATCTTCGCCCACATCGTCATCGCCGACGAGATCAACCGCTCCTCCCCCAAGACCCAATCCGCCCTGCTCGAGGCGATGGAGGAGCGCCAGGTCACCGTCGACGGGCGGACCCACCCCCTCCCGGCGCCGTTCCTCGTCGTCGCAACGCAGAACCCGCTGGAGATGGAGGGGACGTACGCGCTCCCCGAAGCGCAGCGCGACCGTTTCATGATGCGCATCTCGATGGGCTACCCCGACGCCGCGTCGGAGGCTCGGATGCTGCGCCAGCGCGACAGCGTCAATCCGCTGACATCGCTCTCCCCGGTCATCTCGGCCGCCGAGGTCCAGGAGCTCATCTCGTGGGCCCGGGGACTGCACGTCTCCCCCGCCGTGGAGGAGTACGCCGTCGCGATCGCCCGCGCCACCCGCGAACACCCCGACCTGCGGCTCGGCGCGAGCCCGCGGGCGACGCTGCAGCTCGTGCGCGCCGCGAAGGTGTGGGCGGCGCTCGACGGACGGCCCTTCGTCATCCCCGACGACATCGTCGCCCTGCTGCAGCCGGTCTTCGCCCACCGCCTCATCCCCGCCCGGACCAGCGGCGCGACCCGGGGCCGCAGCGGCGCCGAGGTCGTCGAGGCGGCGCTCGAGGCCATCGCGGCCGAGGTTCCGGTGCCGCTGCCGGTGCGCTGA
- a CDS encoding HAD family hydrolase: MTAAQLPDLTTYDGVLFDLDGVLTPTAEVHMRAWQTMFTELFTAWDITPPYEPDDYFRHLDGKKRYDGVASLLRSRDVEVPWGDPSDDPSADTICGIGNRKNAVFERVLRAEGIEPYAGSVALIDKLEAAGIPIAVVSSSKNAREVLTVAGLLDRFPVIMDGVVAEERHLPSKPAPDVFAEGARMLGVDPARSVAVEDAHSGVESAVAAGYALVVGVDRGAGADALRARGAHVVVDDLDAFV; this comes from the coding sequence GTGACCGCGGCTCAGCTACCCGACCTGACCACCTACGACGGCGTGCTCTTCGATCTCGACGGCGTGCTCACCCCGACCGCCGAGGTGCACATGCGCGCCTGGCAGACGATGTTCACCGAGCTCTTCACCGCCTGGGACATCACTCCGCCGTACGAGCCGGACGACTACTTCCGCCACCTCGACGGCAAGAAGCGCTACGACGGGGTCGCGAGCCTGCTGCGGTCGCGCGACGTCGAGGTGCCGTGGGGCGATCCGAGCGATGACCCGTCCGCCGACACGATCTGCGGCATCGGCAACCGCAAGAACGCGGTGTTCGAGCGCGTGCTCCGCGCCGAGGGCATCGAGCCCTACGCCGGCTCGGTCGCGCTGATCGACAAGCTCGAGGCCGCCGGCATCCCGATCGCCGTGGTGTCGAGCTCGAAGAACGCGCGCGAGGTCCTCACCGTCGCCGGGCTTCTCGACCGCTTCCCCGTGATCATGGACGGGGTCGTCGCCGAGGAGCGTCACCTGCCCTCCAAGCCCGCCCCCGACGTCTTCGCCGAGGGCGCGCGGATGCTGGGCGTCGACCCGGCCCGTTCGGTGGCCGTCGAGGACGCGCACTCGGGTGTCGAGTCGGCCGTCGCGGCAGGCTACGCTCTCGTGGTCGGCGTCGATCGCGGTGCCGGTGCCGACGCGCTGCGCGCGCGCGGAGCCCACGTCGTCGTCGACGATCTCGACGCCTTCGTCTGA
- a CDS encoding acetate/propionate family kinase yields MSIVLVINSGSSSFKYQLIDAATGAPHASGLVERIGQEKGRVKHTVFFAGTAATGADAAVTATDATHERELPIADHTAGFQLMLDAFAENGPSLERFAPVAVGHRVVHGGARFFEPTLITPLVEINIDELSVLAPLHNPGALQGIRAAKAAFGDLPHVAVFDTAFHQTMPPAAYTYAIDAELAEAHRVRRYGFHGTSHKFVAEAAAAHLGRPVDELRQIVFHLGNGASVTAIDRGRSVDTSMGLTPLEGLVMGTRSGDLDPAVIFHLARRAEMTIPQLDDLLNKRSGMLGLAGVSDMRDIEDGVQRGDEKATLAFEVYAHRLRAYAGAYLAQLGGADVISFTAGVGENSPMVRAAALETLGFAGVEIDPVRNEERGRGIRRISTDASRVSVLVVPTDEELEIARQTLAVTS; encoded by the coding sequence ATGAGCATCGTGCTCGTCATCAACAGCGGCTCGTCGTCGTTCAAGTACCAGCTGATCGACGCCGCCACGGGTGCCCCGCACGCGTCGGGTCTCGTCGAGCGCATCGGCCAGGAGAAGGGCCGCGTCAAGCACACGGTCTTCTTCGCCGGCACGGCGGCGACCGGAGCCGATGCCGCCGTGACCGCGACCGACGCGACCCACGAGCGCGAACTGCCGATCGCCGACCACACGGCCGGCTTCCAGCTCATGCTCGACGCCTTCGCCGAGAACGGGCCGTCGCTCGAGCGGTTCGCGCCCGTCGCCGTCGGGCACCGCGTCGTGCACGGCGGCGCGCGATTCTTCGAGCCCACGCTCATCACGCCGCTCGTCGAGATCAACATCGACGAGCTGTCCGTGCTGGCGCCGCTGCACAACCCCGGCGCGCTGCAGGGCATCCGGGCGGCCAAGGCCGCATTCGGCGATCTTCCCCACGTCGCCGTGTTCGACACGGCCTTCCACCAGACGATGCCGCCCGCCGCCTACACCTACGCCATCGACGCCGAGCTCGCCGAGGCGCATCGCGTGCGCCGCTACGGCTTCCACGGCACCTCGCACAAGTTCGTCGCCGAGGCCGCGGCGGCTCACCTCGGGCGGCCGGTCGACGAGTTGCGCCAGATCGTGTTCCATCTCGGGAACGGCGCGTCGGTCACCGCGATCGACCGCGGCCGCTCCGTCGACACCTCGATGGGGCTCACCCCGCTCGAGGGGCTGGTGATGGGCACCCGGTCGGGCGACCTCGACCCCGCGGTGATCTTCCACCTGGCGCGGCGTGCCGAGATGACCATCCCGCAGCTCGACGACCTGCTGAACAAGCGCTCCGGCATGCTGGGCCTGGCCGGCGTGTCGGACATGCGCGACATCGAGGACGGCGTGCAGCGAGGCGATGAGAAGGCGACCCTCGCGTTCGAGGTCTACGCGCACCGGCTGCGCGCATACGCCGGCGCCTACCTGGCGCAGCTCGGCGGCGCCGACGTGATCTCGTTCACCGCGGGTGTCGGCGAGAACTCGCCGATGGTGCGTGCCGCCGCCCTCGAGACGCTGGGCTTCGCGGGCGTCGAGATCGACCCCGTACGCAACGAGGAGCGTGGACGCGGCATCCGGCGGATCTCCACGGACGCGTCGCGCGTGAGCGTCCTCGTCGTTCCCACCGACGAGGAGCTCGAGATCGCGCGCCAGACGCTGGCCGTGACATCCTGA